The following proteins are encoded in a genomic region of Saccharopolyspora antimicrobica:
- a CDS encoding pentapeptide repeat-containing protein — MNGDAPEFMTRIVEENGWGGIVSSGIHDWRPRRWPSNPEVSEDLRKWLAGEAHELFYALDADLRGADLTGGDLTGAWLTGSNFTETVLREAVLIDTECTEARFTRADLSNANLAKSSADRANFVGSTLTSANLAKISAMGANFHGANLSDATLSASLLAEADFSEANLARCRLGSSSLCNAVLSHTALDGATGKILGPVVVETSPRRITLDGAELERWFRSRGADIIVQRADHENTAEDSSTPSGYLQILAPTFQPLVTASTAIHVDLPHSQVNQWFRQLGRGPGQAVEVDVRNVPSAQALAHAISPGSSTLTEAISQVPAKALLLTKVEQLGVKNRPALTELLHAPPAALAARKANNAPIHIGLVDLSSAKADIVLAELQNAPAEGIDEPVTVYDYPAMP, encoded by the coding sequence ATGAACGGTGATGCGCCAGAATTCATGACCAGAATAGTCGAGGAAAACGGGTGGGGGGGGATCGTGTCCTCTGGTATCCATGATTGGCGACCTCGCCGCTGGCCCAGCAATCCCGAGGTCTCCGAGGATCTCCGCAAGTGGCTCGCCGGGGAAGCACACGAGCTCTTCTACGCGCTGGATGCCGACCTGCGCGGCGCCGACCTCACAGGTGGCGATCTCACCGGAGCCTGGCTCACGGGAAGCAACTTCACGGAAACAGTTCTGCGCGAAGCGGTTCTCATCGACACCGAGTGCACCGAGGCCCGCTTCACCAGAGCAGATCTCAGCAACGCGAACTTGGCAAAATCAAGCGCGGACAGGGCGAACTTCGTCGGATCAACGCTCACCAGTGCCAACCTGGCAAAAATCTCAGCCATGGGAGCCAACTTTCATGGAGCGAATCTCAGCGACGCGACCCTCTCAGCATCTCTGCTCGCCGAAGCCGATTTCAGCGAGGCCAATCTGGCCAGATGCAGGCTAGGCAGCAGCTCACTGTGCAATGCTGTTCTCTCACACACCGCACTTGATGGTGCCACCGGCAAAATCCTCGGCCCCGTAGTCGTTGAAACATCTCCGCGCAGAATCACTCTGGACGGCGCCGAACTGGAGCGCTGGTTTCGCAGTCGAGGTGCGGACATCATCGTTCAACGGGCCGATCACGAGAACACGGCGGAGGACAGCTCAACTCCATCGGGTTACCTGCAGATTCTCGCTCCCACCTTCCAGCCTCTCGTTACAGCATCAACCGCGATCCACGTCGACCTGCCTCACTCGCAGGTGAACCAATGGTTCCGGCAGCTGGGCCGGGGCCCTGGGCAGGCGGTGGAGGTCGACGTCCGCAACGTGCCGTCCGCCCAAGCACTCGCCCACGCCATCTCTCCCGGTTCAAGCACTCTCACCGAAGCGATCTCTCAGGTTCCGGCGAAAGCACTGCTGCTCACCAAGGTCGAGCAGCTCGGAGTGAAGAACCGTCCGGCCCTCACCGAGCTGCTGCACGCTCCGCCTGCCGCGCTCGCCGCTCGCAAGGCCAACAACGCACCGATCCACATCGGACTCGTCGACCTCTCCTCGGCCAAAGCCGACATCGTCCTCGCCGAACTCCAGAACGCCCCAGCCGAAGGCATCGACGAACCCGTCACCGTCTACGACTACCCCGCCATGCCGTGA
- a CDS encoding type VII secretion target → MAGGFQIPPDQLRAHAGRLDSHAAALGQTADAGRSVQLDTDAYGLICQFLPPALNTASDIVLQSTSAAHDAIAALSTSLRDAVADHEATDAEIAVALDRIADELGG, encoded by the coding sequence ATGGCAGGGGGATTCCAGATCCCGCCGGACCAGCTGCGCGCGCACGCGGGTCGGCTCGACTCCCACGCCGCAGCGCTCGGCCAGACCGCCGACGCCGGGCGCAGCGTTCAGCTCGACACGGACGCCTATGGGCTGATCTGCCAGTTCCTGCCGCCTGCGCTGAACACCGCGAGCGACATCGTGCTGCAGTCCACATCGGCAGCGCACGACGCGATAGCGGCGTTGTCGACCTCGCTCCGCGACGCCGTCGCGGACCACGAGGCGACCGACGCCGAGATCGCCGTCGCCCTGGACCGCATCGCCGACGAGCTCGGCGGATGA
- a CDS encoding YbaB/EbfC family nucleoid-associated protein, protein MSPDFGADPAQAARAIRAWAQGLQEKANRVAAMQQEIARIRITERSRSVTVTIDAEGIPVDVRFADQRTSGAELSAEFMAVLRRAQSRIADQVTETTRTTLGDQNPTTAKAVTANYRQRFPAEAPPPPTGPASPPPGSTAPASPPPGPTAAPAPPPTAPAAPRPPEPPTQAGPAQAHGPHDDGDFSDETFLH, encoded by the coding sequence ATGTCGCCAGATTTCGGCGCGGACCCGGCGCAGGCCGCCCGCGCGATCCGCGCGTGGGCGCAAGGCCTGCAGGAGAAGGCGAACCGGGTCGCGGCGATGCAGCAGGAGATCGCCCGCATCCGCATCACCGAACGAAGCCGCTCGGTGACGGTGACCATCGACGCCGAAGGAATCCCGGTCGACGTTCGGTTCGCGGATCAGCGAACGTCCGGAGCGGAGCTGAGCGCCGAGTTCATGGCGGTCCTCCGCCGAGCCCAGTCGCGCATCGCGGACCAGGTGACGGAAACCACCCGCACCACGCTCGGCGACCAGAACCCGACGACCGCGAAAGCGGTGACGGCCAACTACCGCCAACGCTTCCCGGCAGAGGCACCGCCACCGCCGACCGGACCTGCGTCCCCACCGCCGGGGTCGACGGCTCCGGCATCACCGCCACCCGGGCCGACGGCCGCACCCGCTCCGCCGCCAACCGCTCCGGCTGCGCCGCGACCACCCGAGCCGCCAACGCAAGCCGGTCCGGCGCAGGCCCACGGCCCGCACGACGACGGCGACTTCAGCGACGAGACGTTCCTGCACTGA